A stretch of the Streptococcus oralis genome encodes the following:
- the rnpM gene encoding RNase P modulator RnpM translates to MKTRKIPLRKSVVSNEVIDKRDLLRIVKNKEGQVFIDPTGKANGRGAYIKLDNAEALEAKKKKVFNRSFNMEVEESFYDELIAYVDHKVKRRELGLE, encoded by the coding sequence ATGAAAACAAGAAAAATCCCTTTGCGCAAGTCTGTTGTATCTAACGAAGTGATTGATAAGCGTGATTTGCTCCGCATTGTCAAGAACAAAGAAGGTCAGGTCTTTATCGATCCGACAGGCAAGGCCAATGGCCGTGGCGCTTATATCAAGCTAGACAATGCAGAAGCCCTAGAGGCAAAAAAGAAGAAAGTCTTTAACCGCAGCTTTAACATGGAAGTGGAAGAAAGCTTTTATGACGAGTTGATCGCCTATGTTGATCACAAAGTGAAAAGAAGAGAGTTAGGACTTGAATAA
- a CDS encoding YlxQ-related RNA-binding protein produces the protein MNKQKISNLLGLAQRAGRIISGEELVVKSIQDQKAKLVFLAHDAGPNLTKKIQDKSDYYQVEVITVFSTLELSIAVGKPRKVLAVTDAGFTKKMRSLME, from the coding sequence TTGAATAAGCAAAAGATAAGTAATCTCTTGGGACTTGCTCAACGAGCAGGCCGGATCATATCAGGTGAGGAATTGGTGGTCAAGTCCATCCAAGATCAGAAAGCCAAGCTAGTCTTTCTAGCCCATGATGCTGGTCCTAATCTGACCAAGAAGATTCAAGATAAAAGTGACTATTATCAAGTAGAAGTTATAACCGTGTTTTCAACACTGGAATTAAGCATAGCAGTCGGGAAACCGAGAAAGGTTTTGGCTGTGACAGATGCTGGATTTACAAAGAAAATGAGGTCTCTTATGGAATAG
- the infB gene encoding translation initiation factor IF-2 produces MSKKRLYEIAKELGKESKEVVARAKELGLDVKSHSSSVEAAAAEQIAASFKPAPAPKAEAKPAAPKVSVEKKVEKPVSAKPVVAKEESKPATPAAPKEEKVVAARPQSRNFKAEREARAKEQAERRKQNKGNNRDQQQNGNRQKNDGRNGGKPGQGNRDNRRFNDQGKKSQGQGNRGNDRRQQQDFQPKQAGPRVDFKARAAALKAEQNAEYARSSEERFKQSQAAKEALAQANKRKEPEEIFEEAAKLAEQTQPAVTVAPVAKEAPVDTRRKKQARPDKERDDYDHEEDGPRKQQKNRSSQNQVRNQRNSNWNNNKKNKKGNKQNNRNQAPKPVTERKFHELPTEFEYTDGMTVAEIAKRIKREPAEIVKKLFMMGVMATQNQSLDGETIELLMVDYGIEAKQKVEVDNADIERFFVEDGYLNEDELVERPPVVTIMGHVDHGKTTLLDTLRNSRVATGEAGGITQHIGAYQIVENGKKITFLDTPGHAAFTSMRARGASVTDITILVVAADDGVMPQTIEAINHSKAANVPIIVAINKIDKPGANPERVIGELAEHGVMSTAWGGDSEFVEISAKFNQNIDELLETVLLVAEIQELKADPTVRAIGTVIEARLDKGKGAVATLLVQQGTLNVQDPIVVGNTFGRVRAMTNDLGRRVKVAGPSTPVSITGLNEAPMAGDHFAVYEDEKSARAAGEERAKRALMKQRQATQRVSLENLFDTLKAGELKSVNVIIKADVQGSVEALSASLQKIDVEGVKVTIVHSAVGAINESDVTLAEASNAFIVGFNVRPTPQARQQAEADDVEIRLHSIIYKVIEEMEEAMKGMLDPEFEEKVIGEAVIRETFKVSKIGTIGGFMVINGKVTRDSKVRVIRDGVVIYDGELASLKHYKDDVKEVTNGREGGLMIDGYNDIKTDDVIEAYVMEEIKR; encoded by the coding sequence TTGTCTAAGAAAAGATTGTACGAAATCGCAAAAGAACTTGGAAAAGAAAGTAAAGAAGTTGTAGCGCGTGCAAAAGAGTTGGGCTTGGATGTGAAAAGCCACTCATCGAGCGTGGAAGCTGCTGCTGCTGAACAAATCGCAGCTAGCTTTAAACCTGCACCTGCTCCTAAGGCAGAAGCAAAACCTGCAGCACCAAAAGTAAGTGTAGAAAAGAAAGTTGAAAAGCCTGTATCAGCTAAACCAGTTGTCGCTAAGGAAGAAAGTAAACCAGCTACACCTGCAGCTCCTAAGGAAGAAAAAGTAGTGGCCGCAAGACCACAGAGTCGAAACTTCAAGGCGGAGCGTGAGGCGCGTGCCAAAGAGCAGGCAGAACGACGCAAACAAAACAAGGGCAACAACCGTGACCAACAACAAAACGGCAACCGTCAGAAAAATGACGGCCGTAATGGTGGTAAACCTGGTCAAGGGAACCGCGACAATCGCCGATTCAACGACCAAGGGAAAAAATCACAAGGTCAAGGGAATCGTGGCAATGATCGCCGTCAGCAACAAGACTTCCAGCCAAAACAAGCTGGACCACGTGTTGACTTTAAAGCCCGTGCAGCAGCCCTAAAAGCAGAGCAAAATGCAGAGTACGCACGCTCAAGCGAGGAGCGCTTCAAACAATCGCAAGCAGCCAAAGAAGCCTTGGCTCAAGCTAACAAACGCAAGGAGCCGGAGGAAATCTTTGAGGAAGCTGCTAAGCTAGCTGAACAAACGCAACCAGCCGTAACAGTAGCTCCTGTAGCGAAAGAAGCGCCAGTGGATACACGTCGTAAAAAACAAGCTCGACCAGACAAAGAACGTGACGATTATGATCACGAAGAAGATGGTCCTAGAAAACAACAAAAGAATCGAAGTAGTCAGAATCAAGTGAGAAATCAAAGAAATAGTAACTGGAATAACAACAAGAAAAATAAAAAAGGGAACAAGCAAAACAACCGTAACCAGGCTCCAAAACCTGTTACAGAGCGTAAGTTCCACGAATTGCCAACAGAATTTGAGTATACAGATGGTATGACTGTTGCGGAAATCGCAAAACGGATCAAACGTGAACCAGCTGAAATCGTTAAGAAACTCTTTATGATGGGTGTGATGGCCACACAAAACCAATCCTTAGATGGAGAAACCATCGAACTCCTCATGGTGGATTACGGTATCGAAGCCAAACAAAAGGTTGAAGTGGATAATGCCGACATCGAACGTTTCTTTGTCGAAGATGGCTATCTTAATGAAGATGAATTGGTTGAGCGTCCACCAGTTGTAACCATCATGGGACACGTTGACCATGGTAAAACAACCCTCTTGGATACCCTTCGTAACTCTCGTGTTGCGACAGGTGAAGCAGGTGGTATCACGCAGCATATCGGTGCCTACCAAATCGTGGAAAATGGCAAGAAGATTACCTTCCTTGATACACCAGGACACGCGGCCTTTACCTCTATGCGTGCGCGTGGTGCATCTGTTACCGATATTACTATCTTGGTTGTAGCGGCCGACGACGGGGTTATGCCTCAGACTATCGAAGCCATCAACCACTCAAAAGCGGCAAACGTTCCAATTATCGTGGCTATCAACAAGATTGATAAACCAGGTGCCAACCCAGAACGCGTTATCGGTGAATTGGCAGAGCATGGTGTTATGTCAACAGCTTGGGGTGGTGATTCTGAATTTGTTGAAATCTCAGCTAAATTCAACCAAAACATCGATGAACTCTTAGAAACGGTCCTACTTGTGGCTGAAATCCAAGAACTCAAAGCAGACCCAACAGTTCGTGCGATCGGTACTGTTATCGAAGCTCGCTTGGATAAAGGAAAAGGTGCAGTCGCAACCCTTCTTGTTCAACAAGGTACCTTGAATGTCCAAGACCCAATCGTTGTCGGAAATACCTTCGGTCGTGTCCGTGCTATGACCAATGACCTTGGTCGTCGTGTCAAGGTTGCTGGACCATCAACGCCAGTTTCTATCACAGGATTGAACGAAGCGCCAATGGCGGGTGACCACTTTGCCGTTTACGAAGATGAAAAATCTGCGCGTGCGGCCGGTGAAGAACGTGCAAAACGTGCCCTCATGAAACAACGCCAAGCTACCCAACGTGTCAGCCTTGAAAACCTCTTTGATACGCTTAAAGCTGGTGAGCTTAAGTCAGTTAATGTTATCATCAAGGCCGACGTACAAGGTTCTGTTGAAGCCCTTTCTGCCTCACTTCAAAAGATCGATGTGGAAGGTGTCAAAGTTACCATTGTCCACTCGGCAGTCGGTGCTATCAACGAATCTGACGTGACTCTTGCCGAAGCTTCAAATGCCTTTATCGTTGGTTTCAACGTACGCCCTACACCACAAGCGCGTCAACAAGCCGAAGCTGACGATGTAGAAATCCGTCTCCACAGCATTATCTATAAGGTTATCGAAGAGATGGAAGAAGCCATGAAAGGGATGCTTGACCCAGAATTCGAAGAAAAAGTTATCGGTGAAGCAGTTATCCGTGAAACCTTTAAGGTATCTAAAATCGGAACTATCGGTGGATTCATGGTTATCAACGGTAAGGTTACCCGTGATTCTAAAGTCCGTGTTATCCGTGACGGTGTCGTTATTTACGATGGTGAACTTGCAAGCTTGAAACACTACAAAGACGACGTTAAAGAAGTTACAAACGGTCGTGAAGGTGGATTGATGATTGATGGCTACAATGATATCAAGACTGATGATGTGATTGAGGCATACGTCATGGAAGAAATCAAACGTTAA
- the rbfA gene encoding 30S ribosome-binding factor RbfA — MANHFRTDRVGMEIKREVNEILQKKVRDPRVQGVTITDVQMLGDLSVAKVYYTILSNLASDNQKAQIGLEKATGTIKRELGRNLKLYKIPDLTFVKDESIEYGNKIDEMLRNLDKN, encoded by the coding sequence ATGGCAAATCATTTCCGTACGGATCGTGTGGGCATGGAAATCAAGCGTGAAGTCAATGAGATTTTGCAAAAGAAGGTCCGTGATCCGCGTGTCCAAGGTGTGACTATCACAGATGTTCAGATGCTGGGTGACTTGTCTGTTGCCAAGGTTTACTACACCATTTTGAGTAACCTTGCTTCAGATAATCAAAAAGCTCAAATCGGGCTTGAAAAAGCAACTGGTACCATCAAACGTGAACTTGGTCGCAATTTGAAATTGTACAAAATCCCAGATTTAACCTTCGTCAAAGACGAATCCATCGAATATGGAAACAAGATTGACGAGATGCTACGCAATCTGGATAAGAACTAA
- a CDS encoding DUF1858 domain-containing protein, with protein sequence MDNIIDVSIPVAEVVDKHPEVLEILVELGFKPLANPLMRNTVGRKVSLKQGSKLEGTPMDKIVRTLEANGYEVIGLD encoded by the coding sequence ATGGACAATATCATCGATGTATCAATTCCCGTTGCAGAAGTGGTAGACAAGCACCCAGAAGTTTTGGAAATCCTAGTGGAGCTCGGTTTTAAACCACTTGCTAATCCCTTGATGCGCAACACAGTTGGTCGCAAAGTATCGCTCAAACAGGGTTCTAAGCTTGAAGGAACTCCTATGGACAAGATTGTCCGCACGCTAGAAGCGAACGGCTATGAAGTGATTGGATTAGACTAA
- a CDS encoding DUF438 domain-containing protein, with the protein MADERIHILRDILLELHNGASPESVQERFDATFTGVSAIEISLMEHELMNSDSGVTFEDVMELCDVHANLFKNAVKGVEVEDTEHPGHPVRVFKDENLALRAALIRIRRLLDIYESMEDEEMLAEMRKGLVRQMGLLGQFDIHYQRKEELFFPIMERYGHDSPPKVMWGVDDQIRELFQTALTTAKALPEVSINTVKEAFEAFATEFESMIFKEESILLMILLESFTQDDWLQIAEESDAYGYAIIRPSEKWVPERQSFIEEKSAEEPVQLDTAEGQVQQVIDTPEGQFTITFTPKEKEAVLDRHSQQAFGNGYLSVEQANLILNHLPMEITFVNKDDIFQYYNDNAPADEMIFKRTPSQVGRNVELCHPPKYLDKVKAVMKGLREGKKDKYEMWFKSESRGKFVHITYAAVHDENGEFQGVLEYVQDIQPYREIDTDYFRGLE; encoded by the coding sequence ATGGCAGATGAACGGATTCATATCCTACGGGATATTTTGTTAGAATTGCACAACGGTGCCTCTCCTGAGTCAGTTCAGGAGCGTTTTGATGCAACCTTTACGGGTGTCTCAGCTATCGAGATTTCTCTCATGGAGCACGAATTGATGAACTCAGATTCAGGAGTCACCTTTGAAGATGTCATGGAACTCTGTGATGTCCATGCTAATCTTTTTAAAAATGCAGTTAAGGGTGTCGAAGTAGAGGATACCGAGCATCCTGGCCACCCCGTTCGCGTCTTCAAGGATGAAAATCTGGCTCTTCGTGCAGCCTTGATTCGCATTCGGAGATTGTTGGATATCTATGAGTCTATGGAAGACGAGGAAATGCTGGCAGAGATGCGCAAGGGCTTGGTCCGTCAAATGGGCCTTTTGGGGCAATTTGATATCCACTACCAGCGCAAGGAAGAACTCTTCTTTCCCATCATGGAGCGCTATGGTCACGATTCACCTCCTAAAGTCATGTGGGGAGTGGATGACCAGATTAGGGAACTCTTTCAAACAGCTCTAACGACGGCTAAGGCACTACCAGAAGTGTCGATTAACACTGTAAAGGAAGCTTTTGAAGCTTTTGCGACAGAGTTTGAAAGTATGATTTTCAAGGAAGAGTCCATCCTCCTCATGATTCTCCTTGAGTCCTTCACTCAGGATGATTGGCTTCAGATTGCGGAGGAGAGTGATGCCTATGGTTATGCCATCATCCGTCCGTCTGAAAAATGGGTGCCAGAGCGCCAGAGTTTCATTGAGGAAAAGAGCGCAGAGGAGCCCGTGCAGCTAGACACGGCTGAAGGTCAAGTTCAGCAAGTTATCGATACGCCAGAAGGTCAGTTTACCATTACCTTTACCCCTAAGGAAAAGGAAGCAGTGCTGGACCGTCATAGTCAACAGGCTTTTGGGAATGGCTATCTCTCCGTCGAGCAGGCCAACCTCATCCTCAATCACCTCCCTATGGAGATTACCTTTGTCAATAAAGACGATATTTTCCAGTATTACAATGACAATGCGCCAGCTGATGAGATGATTTTCAAACGGACGCCATCCCAAGTCGGGCGCAATGTTGAACTCTGCCATCCGCCTAAGTACCTAGACAAGGTGAAGGCCGTTATGAAAGGTCTTCGTGAAGGTAAAAAAGACAAGTATGAAATGTGGTTCAAGTCGGAGTCGCGAGGCAAGTTTGTCCACATCACCTATGCTGCGGTACACGATGAAAACGGAGAATTTCAAGGGGTGTTGGAGTATGTTCAGGATATTCAGCCCTACCGAGAGATTGATACGGACTACTTCCGTGGATTAGAATAA
- a CDS encoding DUF1912 family protein: MSYEQEFMKEFEAWVNTQIMINDMAHKESQKVYEEDQDERAKDAMIRYESRLDAYQFLLGKFENFKAGKGFHDLPEGLFGERNY, translated from the coding sequence ATGAGTTACGAACAGGAATTTATGAAGGAATTTGAAGCCTGGGTCAATACCCAGATCATGATCAACGACATGGCGCACAAGGAAAGTCAAAAAGTCTACGAAGAAGACCAAGACGAGCGTGCCAAAGATGCCATGATTCGCTACGAAAGTCGCTTGGATGCTTATCAGTTTTTGCTGGGTAAGTTTGAAAATTTCAAAGCAGGAAAGGGTTTCCATGACTTGCCAGAAGGCTTGTTTGGCGAACGGAACTATTAA
- a CDS encoding DUF898 family protein — MNNESYFDGGLLSYVGHAILAMLIMGFTVGIATPWAVCMMQNWKVKHTVIDGRRLYFDGTGSQLFGNWIKWFLLTIITLGIYSFWLHIKMEQWITKHTHHV; from the coding sequence ATGAATAACGAAAGTTACTTTGACGGTGGTCTTTTGAGCTACGTTGGACATGCTATCCTAGCCATGCTTATCATGGGCTTTACTGTTGGAATCGCTACGCCTTGGGCAGTTTGCATGATGCAAAACTGGAAGGTTAAGCACACTGTCATCGATGGACGTCGCCTTTATTTTGACGGAACAGGTTCTCAATTATTCGGGAACTGGATCAAGTGGTTCTTGCTCACCATCATCACCTTGGGCATCTATTCATTCTGGTTGCATATCAAAATGGAACAATGGATCACCAAACACACACATCACGTATAA
- a CDS encoding helix-hairpin-helix domain-containing protein, with the protein MSKKLQRKKQLRNSLRRSGAFSNTVTKVVEETKKVVKHAEKSASQAGKVVSKKVEQAVEATKEQAQKVANSVEDFAATLGGLSVDRAKTFYDEGIKSASDFKNWTEKELLALKGIGPATIKKLKEHGISFK; encoded by the coding sequence ATGTCAAAGAAACTCCAACGTAAAAAACAATTGCGAAATAGCCTTCGTCGTTCAGGTGCATTTTCAAATACGGTGACCAAGGTTGTAGAAGAGACCAAGAAAGTCGTGAAACACGCGGAAAAATCTGCCAGCCAAGCAGGAAAAGTCGTCTCTAAAAAAGTGGAACAAGCAGTAGAAGCGACCAAGGAACAAGCTCAAAAAGTGGCGAATTCAGTAGAAGATTTCGCAGCTACTTTGGGTGGCCTCTCAGTAGATCGCGCTAAGACTTTTTATGATGAAGGTATCAAGTCAGCTTCTGACTTCAAAAACTGGACTGAAAAAGAACTCCTTGCCTTGAAGGGAATCGGCCCAGCTACCATAAAGAAATTAAAAGAACACGGAATTAGCTTCAAGTAA
- a CDS encoding GNAT family N-acetyltransferase, with translation MEQAQLPERLETERLVLRVRTVADAEDIHAYASLPEVAYPAGFPPIKTLEDEIYYLEYILPERNQRENLPAGYGIVVKGTDKVIGSVDFPRRHEDDVLEIGYILHPDYWGLGYVPEAASTLIDLAFRELGLHKIELSCFGYNIQSQRVAEKLGFTLEARIRDRKDAQGNRCDSLIYGLLRSEWEVV, from the coding sequence ATGGAGCAAGCACAATTACCAGAACGATTAGAAACGGAGCGTCTAGTCTTACGAGTCCGCACCGTGGCGGATGCTGAAGATATCCATGCCTATGCTAGTCTGCCAGAAGTTGCCTATCCAGCAGGCTTTCCACCCATCAAGACCTTGGAAGATGAGATTTATTACCTGGAGTATATCCTTCCTGAGCGAAATCAAAGGGAAAATCTACCAGCTGGCTACGGCATTGTGGTCAAAGGGACTGATAAGGTCATCGGCTCTGTTGATTTCCCTCGCCGTCACGAGGATGATGTCTTGGAGATTGGCTATATCTTACATCCAGACTATTGGGGTTTAGGCTATGTTCCAGAAGCTGCGAGTACCTTGATTGATTTAGCTTTTAGAGAACTAGGTCTTCATAAGATAGAATTGTCTTGCTTTGGCTACAATATCCAAAGTCAACGAGTCGCAGAGAAGCTTGGATTTACCCTTGAAGCTCGCATAAGAGACCGCAAAGATGCCCAAGGGAATCGCTGTGACAGTTTGATATATGGATTACTGAGGAGTGAGTGGGAGGTGGTTTGA
- a CDS encoding AAA family ATPase: MHIFIIGAPASGKMTIGQELSRKTNATLFYNHQAIDFALEIYQDYTEEMWEFVRGITFSFLGASARNQRSVILTDVIDFSNQYQLLYLKQIQDLLDDYHQEVLFVELETSLEERLHRNRTENRLKHKPLKRHIEVSEREILETAETLQLNSQHQPNELYHYLKINNTNLSAEEVAKQIQNKMNTIEKGQTHV, encoded by the coding sequence ATGCACATTTTCATCATTGGGGCTCCGGCTTCTGGGAAAATGACGATTGGCCAAGAGTTATCTCGAAAGACAAATGCTACCCTCTTTTATAACCATCAAGCCATCGATTTTGCACTAGAAATCTATCAGGACTATACAGAGGAAATGTGGGAATTTGTTCGTGGAATTACCTTTTCTTTCCTTGGAGCAAGTGCTAGGAATCAGCGATCTGTGATTTTAACAGACGTAATTGATTTTTCAAATCAGTACCAGCTACTGTATTTGAAGCAAATTCAGGATTTGTTGGATGACTATCATCAAGAGGTTCTGTTTGTGGAGTTGGAAACAAGTCTTGAGGAGCGCTTACATCGAAATCGAACGGAGAATCGATTAAAGCATAAACCCTTAAAACGACATATTGAGGTATCTGAAAGAGAAATTTTGGAGACTGCTGAAACACTTCAATTAAATTCCCAACATCAACCGAACGAGTTGTACCACTACCTTAAAATAAATAATACGAATCTGTCTGCAGAAGAAGTTGCCAAGCAGATTCAAAATAAAATGAATACAATAGAGAAAGGACAAACACATGTCTAA
- a CDS encoding valine--tRNA ligase gives MSKQLSPKYNPAEVEAGRYQKWLDADVFKPSGDQKAKPYSIVIPPPNVTGKLHLGHAWDTTLQDIIIRQKRMQGFDTLWLPGMDHAGIATQAKVEERLRGEGISRYDLGREKFLDKVWEWKDEYATTIKEQWGKMGLSVDYSRERFTLDEGLSKAVRKVFVDLYKKGWIYRGEFIINWDPAARTALSDIEVIHKDVEGAFYHMNYMLEDGSRALEVATTRPETMFGDVAVAVNPEDPRYKDLIGKNVILPIANKLIPIVGDEHADPEFGTGVVKITPAHDPNDFLVGQRHNLPQVNVMNDDGTMNDLAFEFAGMDRFEARKAVVAKLEEIGALVKIEKRIHSVGHSERTGVVVEPRLSTQWFVKMDQLAKNAIANQDTDDKVEFYPPRFNDTFLQWMENVHDWVISRQLWWGHQIPAWYNAEGEMYVGEEAPEGDGWTQDEDVLDTWFSSALWPFSTMGWPDVDSEDFKRYFPTSTLVTGYDIIFFWVSRMIFQSLEFTGRQPFQNVLIHGLIRDEQGRKMSKSLGNGIDPMDVIEKYGADALRWFLSNGSAPGQDVRFSYEKMDASWNFINKIWNISRYILMNNEGLTLEQATANVEKVANKEAGNVTDRWILHNLNETIGKVTENFDKFEFGVAGHILYNFIWDEFADWYVELTKEVLYSDNEEEKVITRSVLLYTLDKILRLLHPIMPFVTEEIFGQISEGSIVTAEYPTVNPAFEDLAAHTGVESLKDLIRAVRNARAEVNVAPSKPITILVKTSDNDLEAFFNSNVNYIKRFTNPEHLEIASTIPAPELAMSSVITGAEIYLPLADLLNVEEELARLDKELAKWQKELDMVGKKLSNERFVANAKPEVVQKERDKQADYQAKYDATVARIDEMKKLVK, from the coding sequence ATGTCTAAACAACTTTCACCTAAATACAATCCAGCCGAGGTTGAGGCTGGTCGTTACCAAAAATGGCTTGACGCTGATGTTTTCAAGCCTTCAGGCGATCAAAAGGCTAAGCCTTATTCTATCGTTATTCCACCACCAAATGTAACTGGGAAACTCCACCTTGGTCACGCTTGGGACACGACTTTACAGGATATCATCATCCGTCAAAAACGCATGCAAGGTTTTGATACGCTTTGGCTTCCAGGGATGGACCACGCGGGGATTGCCACTCAGGCTAAGGTTGAGGAGCGCTTGCGTGGTGAGGGTATTAGCCGTTATGATCTCGGTCGTGAAAAATTCCTCGATAAAGTCTGGGAATGGAAAGACGAATATGCCACTACTATCAAGGAACAATGGGGCAAGATGGGGCTCTCTGTAGACTACTCTCGTGAGCGTTTCACTCTTGATGAAGGTTTGTCAAAAGCCGTTCGCAAGGTCTTTGTGGACCTTTACAAAAAAGGATGGATCTACCGTGGTGAGTTTATCATCAACTGGGACCCAGCAGCCCGTACAGCCCTTTCTGATATCGAGGTCATCCACAAGGATGTGGAAGGTGCCTTCTACCACATGAACTACATGCTAGAAGACGGTTCACGCGCCCTTGAAGTTGCGACAACTCGTCCTGAGACCATGTTTGGGGACGTTGCGGTTGCGGTCAATCCAGAAGACCCACGCTACAAGGACCTGATCGGTAAAAATGTCATCCTTCCTATCGCTAATAAATTGATTCCAATCGTTGGGGACGAACACGCAGACCCTGAGTTTGGTACTGGTGTCGTGAAAATCACTCCTGCCCACGATCCAAACGACTTCTTGGTTGGTCAACGCCATAATCTTCCGCAAGTGAACGTCATGAACGACGACGGAACCATGAACGACTTGGCCTTCGAATTTGCTGGCATGGACCGTTTTGAAGCTCGTAAGGCAGTCGTTGCTAAGTTGGAAGAAATCGGTGCCCTCGTTAAAATCGAAAAACGTATCCACAGTGTTGGTCACTCAGAGCGTACAGGTGTTGTGGTTGAGCCACGCTTGTCTACACAATGGTTCGTCAAGATGGACCAATTGGCTAAGAATGCCATTGCCAACCAAGACACAGATGACAAGGTAGAATTTTACCCGCCTCGTTTCAACGATACCTTCCTCCAATGGATGGAAAATGTTCACGACTGGGTAATCTCTCGTCAGCTCTGGTGGGGTCACCAAATCCCTGCTTGGTACAATGCTGAGGGTGAAATGTACGTCGGTGAAGAAGCACCAGAAGGTGACGGATGGACTCAGGACGAAGATGTCTTGGATACTTGGTTCAGTTCTGCCCTTTGGCCATTCTCAACCATGGGCTGGCCTGATGTCGACTCAGAAGACTTCAAACGTTACTTCCCAACTTCAACCTTGGTAACAGGTTACGACATTATCTTCTTCTGGGTGTCTCGTATGATCTTCCAATCCTTGGAATTCACTGGCCGTCAACCGTTCCAAAACGTTCTGATCCACGGTCTCATTCGTGACGAGCAAGGACGCAAGATGTCTAAGTCACTCGGTAACGGGATTGACCCGATGGATGTCATCGAGAAATACGGTGCCGATGCCCTTCGTTGGTTCCTTTCAAACGGTTCTGCACCAGGTCAAGACGTGCGCTTCTCTTATGAGAAAATGGATGCTTCATGGAACTTCATTAACAAGATTTGGAACATCTCTCGCTACATCCTCATGAACAATGAAGGCTTGACCCTTGAGCAAGCAACTGCCAATGTGGAAAAAGTTGCCAACAAGGAAGCTGGAAATGTTACAGACCGCTGGATTCTCCACAACCTCAATGAAACGATCGGCAAAGTCACTGAAAACTTTGACAAGTTTGAGTTTGGTGTAGCTGGCCACATCCTCTACAACTTCATCTGGGATGAGTTTGCGGACTGGTATGTTGAGTTGACTAAGGAAGTCCTTTATAGCGATAACGAAGAAGAGAAAGTCATCACACGTTCTGTTCTCCTTTATACTTTGGACAAGATCCTTCGTCTCCTTCACCCAATCATGCCATTCGTGACAGAGGAAATCTTTGGACAAATCTCAGAAGGTTCGATCGTTACAGCGGAATACCCAACTGTCAACCCAGCCTTTGAAGACCTTGCGGCTCACACAGGTGTCGAAAGCCTCAAAGACTTGATTCGTGCCGTTCGGAATGCGCGTGCGGAAGTAAACGTAGCCCCAAGCAAGCCTATCACTATCCTAGTTAAGACAAGCGATAACGACTTGGAAGCCTTCTTTAACAGCAATGTCAACTACATCAAACGCTTCACAAATCCAGAACACTTGGAAATCGCATCAACCATTCCTGCACCTGAACTCGCAATGTCAAGCGTCATCACAGGAGCAGAAATCTACTTGCCACTGGCTGACCTCCTCAATGTCGAAGAAGAACTGGCTCGTCTCGACAAGGAACTCGCTAAATGGCAAAAAGAACTGGACATGGTCGGCAAGAAGCTCTCTAACGAACGCTTCGTAGCCAATGCCAAACCAGAAGTCGTCCAAAAAGAACGCGACAAACAAGCCGACTACCAAGCTAAATACGACGCGACCGTCGCACGTATTGATGAGATGAAGAAGTTGGTGAAATAA